The nucleotide sequence ACGCCAATCCAGCCCAATTCGGTCAGATTTTCCATGGCTTGACTCCTAGATAAAGTGCCTGTCCACCCGTGATGGGCGAAGGTTGCTGGCTATGCCTGCCCCTCACTGGCCACGGTGGCATCTGCCGCGTCGGTTTTGGCCTGTTGTCGCCGCATCCCCGACGCGATGTAGACCATCGCCAAAATGGCAAACACATACGCCTGAATCACGCCGACCAGCAGTCCAAACGCCTGCATCACCACAGGAAAGAACAGCGGCACAATGGACAGCAAAATCGCCACCAGCAAACTCGTGCTCATGACATTGCCAAAAAGCCGAATGGCGAGGGCGATCGTGCGCGAAAGTTCACTGATGAGGTTGAACGGCAGCATGACTGGCGTCGGCTCGATGTAATGCTGGAGATAGCGTCCCCACCCCAAACTTTGAATGCCAAACAAGGGCACGGCGATGAACACGCACAGAGCCAAGGCCAGCGTGGTAGACAGTGACGCCGCTGGCGACATCAGGCCGGGGATGATCTCGATAATGTTAGCGGTCGCAATGAACAAGAATAAGGTGCCGATAAACGGCAAAAAGGGCCGCGCATCCTGACGGCTGGCGTCGCCGATTTGGTCACGCATGGCGGTCACGATAATTTCGACTCCGTGCTGCCAGCGCGATATGCGGTCTGGCCCGACGGCGAGGTGGCGCGTCACCCACCCGGCCATGAAGACTAGCACCAGCATCGTCACCCAGGAAAACACCAGCGTCGCATTGAGCTTAAAAAAGCCAGACTGCCAGTAAATGATGTGGTCAGGGGTGATTTCCATCGGCTTACCCCACCGCGTCCGGGGTGCGCGATCGCCCCAACGGCAAGCGCCGCATCAGCATGAACCGGGCCGTGACAAACCCGACCAGTCCCGCGATCGCTCGCCGCCAATCGCCCTGCATAATCAGGTAAAAGCCGAGGAGCGCGATCGCCATGCGCCCAAAGTAGCTGCCCACCATCAGCCGCACCGGCCACCCCGTGGTGGGCAACTGACGCACCGTAAACCACAGGCTGCCAAAGAAAAAGCCGCCTAACCCCGCACCCGCCAAAAAAGCCAGGATCAAAGTGCCCGCTGACATCTTTTACCTCCTTGCAGCGTTGATGCGAAAAATCACTGCTGTCTCGATGGTAAGCAACGATCAGCGGGAAATTTCCTGGCTGACGGAAGACTTAAAGTTCGAGTTGCAAAAGTTCAACTCTTGGCCCCTCTACTTACCAGTGCATCTTGTGGGGCGTCTCAGACTTGACGCGATCGCGGCCTTTTTTAGCCGAATCGCATGATCGCTGGGTCGCTGAGAGCCACAATGTAGAAAGGCTCGGTTTGTAAACATACACTGCTGCAACGC is from Leptolyngbya iicbica LK and encodes:
- a CDS encoding F0F1 ATP synthase subunit A, with product MEITPDHIIYWQSGFFKLNATLVFSWVTMLVLVFMAGWVTRHLAVGPDRISRWQHGVEIIVTAMRDQIGDASRQDARPFLPFIGTLFLFIATANIIEIIPGLMSPAASLSTTLALALCVFIAVPLFGIQSLGWGRYLQHYIEPTPVMLPFNLISELSRTIALAIRLFGNVMSTSLLVAILLSIVPLFFPVVMQAFGLLVGVIQAYVFAILAMVYIASGMRRQQAKTDAADATVASEGQA
- a CDS encoding ATP synthase subunit I — encoded protein: MSAGTLILAFLAGAGLGGFFFGSLWFTVRQLPTTGWPVRLMVGSYFGRMAIALLGFYLIMQGDWRRAIAGLVGFVTARFMLMRRLPLGRSRTPDAVG